The sequence below is a genomic window from Rhinoderma darwinii isolate aRhiDar2 unplaced genomic scaffold, aRhiDar2.hap1 Scaffold_853, whole genome shotgun sequence.
atttcccctctacattgctttaattcttgtgaaacgcctaaagagttaagaaactttctgaatgctgttttgaatactttgaggggtgcagtttttaatatggggtgatttatggggtctatctagtacataaggccctcaaagccgctttagaactgaactggtccttgtaagaatcgccttttgaaattttctagaaaatgtgagaaattgctgataaagttctaagccttgtaacgtaatagaaaaataaaataatgttcaaaaaacgatgcaaatataaagtagacatatggaatatgtgaaattttaactattttgtgtggtattactatctcttttacaagcagatacatttaaaattagaaaaatcataatttttgccaattttctcaaaattttggtgtttttcacaaataagcaatgaaattattgaccacatttttccactaatataaagtacaatatgtcacgagaaaacaatctcagaatcgcttggataggcaaaagcattccagagttattaccacataaagtgatacatgtcagatttgaaaaaatggggctggtcctgaaggccaaaatgagctcggtcttgaaagggttaaagggccaaTACATGAGGAATGAAGTAAatcatcatttttataaaaacaatgcaaaaagctCACGATTGGCccccaatataaaataaaaagagggGAAGCAGGATAAGAATGGATAATCTGCGTTGGTCCCGCACTTGACCTTGGGTGACGAAGAAAAGTGCAGAGTGTAAAGTCCTTATACCTACAATGTggagatatagataaagctgcataAACCAGCCAAAGCCACTGGGGGCAGCAATGTATAAAGGTCAGCAGCGTGGAGTGGAAAGGTATAGATGGGATTGTACGTGATTCACTGGCTCTGGTTGTACGATACAGTTATGGGGGACGTCCAGTTTATATAACACAATCATTAAAAAACCCATTTAAGGCATTGTGATTTATTAGAGGGGAGTTCctcattcaggaccctcacccattaataccccgagccaggggcgtagctaaaggctcatgggcccaggtgcaaaaattcagcttgggcccccctactcctccccaacaccaccagacccctgtgcacgccaatgcccagctagcttgcccgaaagaccctatgaatgcccccacactataatgcccccacagtataatgccacccagggccgccatcaggaatttcagggccccctacagctaaattttttgggcccccctaccgtggcaccgcctgttaacggtactccgtccagcactatatcatggtacccagggcggccatcagggggggtattaggggtactgatgtgagaggcccggccaaacctaattgaaaggggggcccggcaaactgccgcgacttgcctttggtagaaaaaaaccaggcccctgcaatggggcccgtttttttcaccaaaagaatgttgtgagctgcgggcccccctttcaattaggtttggccgggcctctcacatcagcacccataataccccccctgatggcggccctgggtagcatgggggtcgtcatggggccgtcaaacaccgccgcccgtgcgaccgatcgcgcgcacccgcaaactcctgcgcatgggcacccgcgaccgcctggaaccgcgcaccgaattttgaggcagatattgacctgcccacactatcttgccgcgttttttgcccgcggcgattgatgacagcagacaaaaaaacgcagggaaaaatgcattttctgcctcccattgatttcgatgggaggtcagaggcagaaccgcggcaagaaaggacgtgctgctttttcttttttccgcgactggctcccattgatttcagattaaatcaatgggaggcggttttggaagttttttggtgctgattctgacgcagtgtccgagtcaatatcaaggcccaaaaactctgtgaactgggccttattgttagggcttattcagacgaacgtgtaatacgtccgtgcaacgcgcgtgattttcacacggacctatgttactctatggggccatgcagactgtcagtgattttcacgcagcgtgtgtccgtgtgtccgctgcgtaaaactcacgacatgtcctatatttgtgcattgttcgcgcatcacgcacccattgaagtcaatgggtgggtgaaaatcacgcccagcacttccgcagcagtataaactatgaatgaaaacagaaaagcaccacgtgctacaaacatacaaacagagtgtcataatgatggcgcgaaaatcacgcagccgcgcatcatacgctgctgacacacggagctgttatggaccttttgcatgcgcaaaacgccatgtttttgcgcgcgcaaatagcacgcgctcgtgtgaatccggccttagggtaggaacacactaggcatgaacactgcggattttatgcaacacattttattgtggaaaatccgcagcgtatcacagtcgcagcagagtggatgagatatgaacaaatctcatccacactctgcaaaaaaaattgacctgcagtgtggcttttggctttttaagccgcagcatgtcaatgtattctgtggaatcgccgctcctctgttgtggaaatgctgcggttctgccgcaaaaatcacacatgagaaaaaataaaaaggcacttttttaaatttataaaaaagtttagacttgccccggccgtagtcctggtgacgcgatcctctagtcttagcgcagctcagccttctgtcatgacgtttcatcccatgtgactgctgcagcggtcacatggtctacagcgtcatcccaggaggcggggctacgttcagaagagagagatgcgtcaccaggactacggccgggggaagtctaaacttttttttccctgcaggattcccgcagcggacacgcctcacgaaacctgcaccactacttggtgcggttttgcttgcagaattccctgcggctaccggggcggataagctgtgtagttttactcagcatatccgcctagtgtgtcccttatgatgtcgctcctggagctgctgccggtctctaaataggcagttggtccagtagaatttggaattatttttttttgtgaaccagcttaaaaaaatacaaaacttttgtgttagggcctgttcacatcactgttcgcttccgctccggggttccatctgaggtttccgtcgggtgaaccccgcaacggaaagtgaaagtgacagcacagcttccgtcacaattagcgcagtcgactgcgctattgattccgtccgaaaaccagccggaatggtgacgaacggaaaccattagcgatgtttccgtcaccattgagatcaatggtgactgaaacggaagctgtgctatcactttcactttccgttgcggtgttcacccgacagaaacctcagatggaaccccggagcggaagcgaacggtgatgtgaacaggccctaacacaaaagttttgtatttttttaagctggttcacaaaaaaaaataattccaaattctactggaccaactgcctatttagagaccggcagcagctccaggagctgcgctaagaatagaagatcgcgtcaccaggactacggccggggtaagtataaacttttttatcaatttaaaaaagtgccttttttttttctcttttgtgatttttgcggcagaaccgcaacatttccgcaccagacgagtggcgattctgcagcataaattgacatgctgcggcctaaaaagccacactgcaggtcaattttttttgcagcgtgtggatgagatttgttcaaatctcatccactcggctgtgactgtgatacgctgcggattttccacaataaaatgtgttgcataaaatccgcagtgttcatgcctagtgtgttcctaccctaaggccggatttacacaagcgtgtgatttttgcgtgcgcaaaaaacgtggcgttttgcgcatgcaaaaggtccataacagctccgtgtgtcagcagcgtatgatgcgtggctgcgtgattttcgcgcagccgccatcattatgacactctgtttgtatgtttgttgcacgtggtgcttttctgttttcattcatagtttatactgctgggaagtgctgggcgtgactttcacgcacccattgacttcagtgggtgcgtgatgcgcgaacaatgcacaaatattggacatgtcgtgagttttacgcagcggacacacggacacacgctgcgtgaaaatcactgacagtctgcacggccccatagactaacataggtccgtgcgaggcgcgtgaaaatcacacacgttgcacggacgtattacacgttcgtctgaataagccctaacaataaggcccagttcacagagtttttgggccttgatattgactcggacactgcgtcagaatcagcaccaaaaaacttccaaaaccgcctcccattgatttaatctgaaatcaatgggagccagtcgcggaaaaaagaaaaagcagcacgtcctttcttgccgcggttccgcctctgacctcccatcgaaatcaatgggaggcagaaaatgcatttttcgctgcgttttttgtctgctgtcctcaatcgccgagggcaaaaaacgcagcaaaaaacgcggcaagatagtgtgggcaggtcaaaatctgcctcaaaattctttaaggaattttgaggcagatttttttggcctgcaaaaatactctgtgtgaacagggccatacataaacagcactttcagacactttactcactgtgtcagaagagctgctccctctccagtcctcgtcaggcgatgtcttcggtccagatgtcgtccttcacctccaggctccagaaaattgcggggatcgaagaactcctgccgtcgcgcaagaactggactcctccccctctccttacgcagctacgctctggaggaggagaagaaggaggaggcggaggcggagtcggacgaggaggcgctggacgaggaggccgaggaggaggacgaggaggcggaggaggaggacgaggagtcggaggcgggccagcaggtaattagactgtgcgccgctgttcttcccagttgattggtcgctgtacttttggtgcgtgcgcaccgcatccctctcggcggcgggcacgagcgggttgctttccagccttccccaggtcgttcgcgcgtgagcgcgcgtttgcggtaacgagcgcgccggcgcgcgcttgcggtcgttcgcgcgcgcggtcgcgcgcggtgtttcgcggcagtgttagatgagaggggggcccgcagctcacagcggtgtttgatgagaggggggcccgcagctcacgacattgctttggtgaaaagaacaggccccattgcaggggcctgtttttttctaacaaaggcaagtcgcggcagttgccgggcccccctttcaattaagtttggccgggccccctacagtagtacccctaatacccccctgatggcggccctgatgccaccacacagtatagtggccccccatagctgcccccacacagtataatgctccccatagcagcccccacacagtataatgccccttatagctgaccaccacagaataatgtccccatagttggacccctacagtataatgcgcccattgttGCCCCTCGCACTATAATGCCCTCCAGAGCTGtgtcaacagtataatgcccctatagctgcccccacagtatattgccacccatagctgccacatcaagtataatgcccccctacagtataaagcccccatagctgtctcattcagtataatgcacccgcagcagctgccatataaccctcccccctccaatacccagtataatgccccaataagtatgtacctaatagaaaacttctaacataattacttacctatccccgttcccacgatgggtggaggatccttctcctctgcactgtgctgtgagtgactcggcgcagacaggcttagGGGCCGGGGTGCcgtttgcgacccctatagctacaccactgccctcatctataaagagcgtctctctggtggaaccagcacatccgtgtattacatagagggtcagtattttgttccctggtggtcttgggtaaggaaaaggtaaattgctgtctccttggtggtctaatagtttaccatcctccacaggctctagtggtgtgtctggccgctgacgggaagctgaatgcaatattcacatcgtgatcgaattccctccccacacaccatcgatcatacagatcatggaataacattcgcaacccctcaaaaaccttaaataaaagtcaagcatagaaaatagttggaagtaaaaggctgtggtgtttattatgggtaacataaaaatattaataaatctttataatcaacttgaatgaattaataaataaataattaaataaataatgtccaataaCGACATAGAGACAAACCACTAACAAACTCCGCGACggggattctgtccttgaacaagggagggcgggcgggaattctgtccttgaacaagggagggtgagggggggaattctgtccttgaacaagggagggtgagcgggaattctgtccttgaacaaggtagggtgggcgggaattctgtccttgaacaagggagggtgggcgggaattctgtccttgaacaagggagggtgagcgggaattctgtccttgaacaagggagagtgagcgggaattctgtacttgaacaaggtagggtgggcgggaattctgtccttgaacaagggagggtgggcgggaattctgtccttgaacaagggagggtgagcgggaattctgtccttgaacaagggagagtgagcgggaattctgtactTGAACAAGGGAGAGTGGGCGGGCTACTTCAAACAGCTTCTTCAGACAATCTGCTGATCCGACCAGACATCCTTTTATCCTCCAGCATTTCCCGCCGCTCAGCTCctcaaaccaatccctggacagttgccaacatctgcctggtcacaaggtcaaacctgaggaaacttctagaacaaggtaaataccgtaaagccacaccccaaagaaggggtgtgggaagacaccaaaagacaaaatagggggaaaagcagaatataggaaaaacaagggaacagaataatggaaaagaaagaagaaaaaagggtaaaagggggtgcgaagtgatcccatgtgtcccccacgctattcgctctaaagggggggcctctcattaggtttaataatgggccgccaggctcccctgagtccggactatcacgtgtacacattttgtagcaagatttttttattgataaaatgtacgtcttatagtgtaaaaaatatattaatatttttcataattctgaattttgctacaaaaacattgagacgttcttattcctccaggttcatgaggacagatctatggaagactcagtgttattattattattattattattattattgacagtaatgaagacaaaaacaggtttcaggtggtagaaaatgactttactaaaccgttttataagccaacaaacaaggaccatgaggatagtaatcagtccgctgcttctctctccttgtggtaagatgatatttgggagaaaggttggaggtggtggatgtctcggcacttggttgtataaccggagcttctgcagtttgagatattcctgctcggctgtgacgtgccattccacctcgctgtagagtccgctggtcataaacggatcttgtagatctttctccctgatgtaagttgttttttggagaaaggttggagctggtagatttcgtggcatttccagagcctttgcagtttgagatgttcctgctcggctgtgacttgccattccacctcgctgtagagtccgctggtataaacggttcttgtaactctttctccctgatgtaagatgatatttgggagaaaggttggagctggtggattggtcgccatctctggagttaagcagtttaggatgttcccagagaagttcctgctcggctgtgacgtgccattccacctcatctgtagtgtccactgtttataaatggttcttctcgctcttggagatggtgaagcttttccaggtaattgttatagataaactctaagaaaagaaacacatatccacattataaatcccatgattgtagagatgaataataatgttattacgaggtctggtatacgaggtgataatgaggtgacgtctactgacctgcatattcttatAGTAGCTCAAtagattcaccagaatgaggaccaacatcgaccactccatgatctttgatgtcatttcactgatctgtgaaaaaatatcaaaattaatatagaaaaaattgcgcaaaacaagaactttccgccccagccgaggttttgccgcattaatatttattacatggagtcatgtgactgacggcgatgccaaaatggacctgacccattgtcatatgacaccatatccattacattgcggacgtcacgatcaccatggtgctgagaacgagcccaaagattataggtccaattgctttcctatagaacggcttctaggggtgcaaataaaatctatacaataatccagaataatctcattaataccggattaaaggaattttacatcgactggtttgtaccagcagctcagcatgtcaataacttgatattatgtatgagatatactgtacatacctttacacactgatctccagcacacaggtgggtgtatacagataccttatttccaatgactggtaatttattatataggaaaataaagtttcttatgtttagtaagtgtcttataggatttactacatatttatgtgagataaatgttaacataatacatatatagcaatgacagtaccgctgctttctattcagcatcttcctgcaagaagctgaacaatgttaccagatgacgctgtgttacaccagcatgtcgccatctgacggcagagatcagaaaatgaagggaaatgatcacctcaggatctgaagttttctacatgtgaacctaaagacaaggacggttggattccattcaaatattatttaagaaaggatacatgaaaccactaaggtcacggccattatgcaggacgccagtctgaaatggctgatgaagtttcggcttttggacaatttgtagaggagtatggactgccaaaggttgtaaaggctgccaaacccgaatgcaatgcaagcattaatccggtgagttattggataatagtaggtctagaaaacaagcagacagaggttagagcaaatcttatggaactaatcactaatttaccctcagaacttcccaataaatcctaaataacgtgttctgatataataaccccagagatataatggatctatagaggggggtctcctgcttccctattagaaagagcagaaagccactaacaaaaaatggcttctgctctggggggattgaggacacacatctattacatggccgtccattcattctaataagccatgtaataccactttagtgtgtggccacccggtgataaccgctgatcatgatcaccaggggttcagctgccggacctacagtaattagctaattgccagcgggtccctatttagtgaagatgggacaaccctatcaacgtaaaacatttattaacttaccgagaatgtagccatcatggctgtcccgacgcatgatgaccatccaattgccaggaggatcttttgaaccaaggcctgacgatccccaaaggcttcagcatggagcatgatgtacttatagtgtagaaacgtcaggcccagagctgaaaaagagcaaatgtgccgaattaatcctgtaccacgtgtaaaacaacctaataacatctatgaagcacggaccaaacgctaaaccaacaagaaaccttcaataatggacgggaacatttatctacatcgtctaatccggacaattattatcagttgaaattaacaaaactttatttttattttttagaaaattctgattaCTACTGTAGACTGAGATGGGGCAGGgtgcgactgatgccaagtctgagtcatgtctgacagtctggttgctagggatacactacctaacaaccacagtcttgtccagcaatgagtccctagcaaccagcctgcatctctcactgacgtagtaatcacatttttgtaaaaaataaatgtaggtttgaccccagagtaatataatcagatataagactttttataataacccgccatcccccagaagtaagagcatattataatcacttccgtgatatttacttacaggcaatggccattcctatgaatcctattctaaacaggatattttcgggaaagaaatttcccgtttcactgtaaaagaaaaagaaaaacgttcaatgttaaataatatagaaaaattgtcagaattgtttcatcttaataatcagcagtcagataataatctataggactgaggagatgcgtttctctgtcctcttgcggctcctctgggtaatggaagccattttgttaattagatatttcctccttatttaagtaattaccttatacattcccaaactataaaagtcgtgtaattctccatcttacctgatgtacatcagtggaggggcatggctgttgataacagtcagtgtgtagctaccagagagccaggccacacaccaaaaggccaagaagatggtgaagaatcccagtccattgatttccataataatgaaaagtcgccaatcaattagaaaatcgcgctctgtgtcaattcacagaaagtaagaccgcgcagctgtcacgtgaatatttataacctctcattatctctctgtgacatcatagctccgtgatgtcatcatgatgtcacagtaaggtcagttctgctgctgtcaaggggaattcccaacttctcagctctctgtgacatcatagctccgtgatgtcatcatgatgtcacagtaaggtcagttctgctctggagctgctatggtttagtatctgctatgaacttatatctgctatgggcttcgcagaccccaaaacacaagtcattgatgtagtgacattttcgcgtcttttttcacagaggtcaatgtaaggtcatctgttatactgtgctaataaaaagtatttacccccctccattgatttttccatgt
It includes:
- the LOC142731689 gene encoding DNA damage-regulated autophagy modulator protein 1-like, which encodes MAIASLGLTFLHYKYIMLHAEAFGDRQALVQKILLAIGWSSCVGTAMMATFSTYYYPITHRINACIAFGFGSLYNLWQSILLYKLSKSRNFISHFRLASCIMAVTLVVSFIGNKVSVYTHLCAGDQCVKISEMTSKIMEWSMLVLILVNLLSYYKNMQSLSITITWKSFTISKSEKNHL